TATTGATGAGTTAATCCCAATTTCTTCTAGGGTGGAGCAAAGAGCGACACAAAGCTTTATCTTGACATGGTGGAAATCACTGCGACCACGTGTGTATAACCTGTTGTCTATTTTTCGCCAAATGtctactgttttatataaaattgataaatttgaTTTATGCCTTTTTCTGCAATTTAGCAAGTCTggtaattcatttgtattttaacttTAGGCTTATTATACACAAGATTGGTCAATTTTTTGTGTGCCAGTCTATAATGAGAAGAAATTAGTTCTAGCTACAGTATTTGTAATCTGAAACTTGTAAGAAGATGGTACAGTATCCAATGCAGATATTTTTGGATTTATCTTCTTCTAACCCATGTCCAATAATGGGCATACTTTGCAGGGATAATCGAGCGGCAGAGAAGGTATCTACATTTCGGCTTGGGGTGCTGGTTGTGAGTTTTAGATACATAATGTCCATctttagcatttattttattttttctatactaTAAGAGTCACTACTAATGTCATAGGATATGGTGTAACCTGATGTGGGGATGAGTGCATGTGTGTTTAATCATGTCATTAACAGTGTTGTGTGGATGTGAGAAAGTGATTTTGATTGGTGTGGTTGTTTTGAGAGAGGCTGGGATCATGTATTGCACTCCAGGTTACACCCTCACATATTAGTCTAAGCTGAGGTATTGACTAGATTTACAGTGACAATGACCTTGTTAGTGTCTTTATTACAGTCTGTGggatgtgtgtatgttatttatGATCTCTAGCTAAGATAAATGAAAGTACATTGGTTTGTTAAATGTGCTTTTTTGATTTgaacatttttgcataattttttatttattttgtggagGTGCACAAACTTTGCAGTCTTTTTAAAAGGGAGTGTGAGTAAAGCAATTATTAGCTTTAAGAATATTGACCCCTTCAAATTATTTGGGTAACTGACTTCatgattcctttttcttttggaaCTGATACTAAACAAAAGTTCATGATCTACAGCTGATAGTTGAAAGCACTCAATACCAGTTATttgtaataagattatttttcttagcTGTAGATGCTTCTTGTATGAAAGCCAATTTGTTTTAGGACCACCGTATTTTATGAACACTTTTTTCTTCTCATTGATTTTCCATGAgtatattattctttaaatttaaagtgaaattttGGACTCTATCAACATGAACTTCCCATCacaaagtttttataaaaattatgttcaccctatcattttttctttttttgataattcTTAAACAGTAAACCTTCAAAGATCCAGACTACAGTAGTGAGGGAGGGGACCTTGTCTGGAACCTTGAAATATTCCGAGCTTAGTCATTGTTTGTAGAATAAACATTAGCTTGACGGGCATCTtcacataaacaaaatttttttccagtGCAGGTTTGACAAGGTATACAAGAAGTTGTCATATTGTTCGAAACACACTTGTAGACATGTCACTCCTGTGTGGGTGACGTAATGAGGATGATGCCGTCTGTTTTAGATGATGCCTGTTACCAGTCTGTGTTGTTCTTAGCTTTGGGTGAGCTAATTGTTTTAAAAAGATGGTTAGTGTCAGAGATGGCCATCCTGTGCATTGCGACATGTAAGACTGCTTTCTTCATACGTTCTTATATAGTGATTGACAGACTGAGAGTCTGTTGTCTCCACTAGTACAGCAGCAGCTTCCACCTGGGTATCCATATTTGACAACATCACTGTAAGATTTGCAGAGATTTGTGGACAGTCTAAGTTTTGCAGCACCCTATATGGCTGCTAATAGCATTGCATACATATTCAAATGTCAACTACAGTGTTTATGGTGGGACTTCCCAGAAGGTCACTGACACATGTGGACAAGCCTTAACAGGGtttccttaatcttttaaactctAGTCAGTTATATTTTATCTGTATATAAAAACCTGGAAGAATACATTCGAATATTCATAAAATCCAGATCTTTGAGGGATTATTGTATATTATCTGACATTAGTAATGAACAGTTACTCAGATAAGTGTAGTTAAAGCTGGTTATTAATTTTGAATGCTGATTAATTACTGGAAGCTTTAATAATTTTGAATGCAGATTAATTAATGGAAACTATGAGTTGGTTCCTTAATTAGAGGCATATTTTGCATTGATCACTGAGCAGCAGCTGGGGTATATGTACTTAGTGTAAAATTATAGAAGATCTTATTACCCTTTCCTTTGcatttatattagtatataacGAAGAAGTTTTTGGCATATAGGCTAATACTGTACGTTATTTTGTCACAGTAATACTGACAcgttgaaataaacaaaatacagtaattgtaatGCAGAGTAAGTGAACTGTTATATCTTTTTAAACTACTGTATAAGTTGGTCACGTTATTTTGAGTGAACATGTAAAAAACTATACGTACTAAGCAGCTTTTgagtatatactataaatattgtTTCCAGATACTGTAGTTTTCTGGGGGTTTTACAATAGGAATTCatattttgagtaattatttgaaataattgaGCTACAGCGTTAACCATTCATTGTCCACACATCCTGAACCATACTATATTTTAAACTTTGTAAGTACTGTAGTCTGTAGGGCCTATTGCATCCTCTCGGTATAATACAGTCTTATCCTACAGGACAGGTAATTAGCtgtatcttttgcattttcagtgtcagaagcaaaatatatttaatagtaTTCTTTGGCTAATTTGATGTGCTGCATGGAAGTAGCTAATATCTGGGTTATTTTTTGTCAAGTAGCCTAAGTGTGACGATTCTCTGcaacttttgcttctttttggTCCTAGGTTGTAATAGAGGTTGTCACAAACAACTGTATATGCAATATAACAGATGTACTGTATCTTTGAAATTTACACAGAATTTTGCCTATCTCGAACTTCAGTGTAAACTTCAAAACGTTGTAATAGATGTGTGCTTTTGGCTTGAGCAGGGTGGGTGTCATGAACAAAGTGTTGGTACTTGATAATTAGTAATTTGGTATCTGATGCAGTTATAAGAAGTTTTCTTGAAAAGCCATCTGTATCGGATTTTCACTTCAAAGTCATGGGAGTTGGAAGTTTGTGCATTTCCTACAATATAGGGAATTTATTTACGATAATCCAATAGTCATTGATAAAAGTAGCCAATTACAAGGTCATATGTCACTTGTGTTAAGTTTTAGAATAGATTGAAGTATTGGTACTCCATGTGCAGCCAGAAATCTTTATATTACTTGAATGCAGCATCATTTAGATGAATTGTGTAACCATTGTTCATGTATTGTAATGTTTAATgatagtttttctgttttttgtttttgtccaagTGACAGTATGAATAAAAGCATTAAGATTCAGGCTGCATTTGGAAAAGCACAAGAGATGATCCATGGTTGATGGTTTTTCCATAGGTGACGATACCAGATTCCGGGTGAAGTTCACCGATCCAAGGGTGTGTAAAAGCTTTCTCCTTTCCTGCTGTCCCCATGAAATTCTCTCCTCAACGGTAAGAATTTGTGATCTTGTTCCTGTACTTCTCATGTCTAGTTCTTCAGCATTCCCCTGTACATGTGAGTTTTTAACACTGTTGCAATATATTGGATAATTGTGCAATTGATGTGAAGATGTAGTTGGCAAATTTAAAATGTAAGCTAACCTGCTTGAGATAAGAACTCCTTTTACTCCCAGGTAAAGTATGGTCAGTAGATGAGTAATTGGAATATCCTGTTGGAGATATAAAATGTCAGTTCTGTAAGACTTTAATattaagcttgaatttccagcGGATGGATTTGGGAGAGTGCTACAAAATTCATGACTTGGCCCTTCGAGCTGACTACGAACAGGCTTCGATGACCAAAGACTACTTTTATGATATAGATGTGAGTGAAGtggtaaaaaatttatctttacatCTTTTGTTCTGAGAGTTATCAGGAATCTGAATAAATCTGGGAAGTATATAGGATGCATTTTTTTGTGCTGAAATCAAGCAGTATTTAGCATGTATTAAAAATAGAGcaattttttccaatttgaaAAGTATTTCTTTATCTACAGTTGCACCCTGAGTTGGGACTTGGTTCCTTGTAAAGTTAACTCATACTCTTGTCTGAAGTCATGAGGAATAGAATAGCTTTCATAAGTATCTAATTCCTTTGCTTAGTGTTttgagagatgatgatgataggattttacaaaatttttttgtccACAATATAGTTTTCTGTGATTGCTGTTACTTACGGAATCATCAAGTTTGATGAACAGAAATTGGCATgagtttaattttaataattgtttcaGGCTATGGAGCACTTGCAGTCTTTCATCACAGACTGTGATCGCCGCACCGAATCTGCCAAGAAACGTTTAGCCGAGACCCAAGAGGAGCTTAGTGCTGAAGTGGCAGCCAAAATGAACAAGGTTCATGACTTAGCAGAGCAAATTGGGAAGAAGCTGGCAAAAGCTGAAGCTCTCGGTGCTGATGGCATGGTTGaggtaaaaattatgaaacttttttatttattaaatatgaataattaaaaaactcTTGATATATTTTGCTGAGTGGAAGGAAACAGTTTACAATTTAGTCTTGGGGTTATGGTGATGTTATTGTTGCTTACAACAGCCATTCCAGACTAATACTTCggtggtccataaatgacttaatgGCAACTGTTACAGTAGCTCAGTACAGGAGTGGACAGAGAGGGGGAATCAATCGACAGTATGCCTTGGGACTTGATGGGAGAATGTATTCCCCCTCTCCCATGAtgtctttctatttatttccttataaatgtacccagggattgctgttagttttagttcttatctttaattgtaattttgaaaagaaatattagaaaaaacatttatacctcacaaaaagttactgcatctccccatctcagtaaatctcataaatattttacaacagatatactcagaatttgttactggttTTAGTGTGTGAGCTGTAAAtgtgattttacaaaataaaataatataaattattagaaaaaacatgtataacttggtaaaattagcatgtTTTTATGAGTGTCTTCTAAAGAGACCCCACAGGGTTgcaaatagtcactttcaacttccgtggaaggtagggaaaaattgtgaaaatttttttcttactccatgcgcatttgcatatcttcctctttccgttcatgtgtttttttcttaaattggccaaccttaaagtttgccacagtttgggggtgtgcttgatatatatttagcctgtcccttaagggttaagacaTAAACCTGGTAAGAATTAAAGCAGTATGTGCACAGGACAAAGGAGAGTGGAGGAAACTCATTTCGTGTCTAAACCTCTGTTAATAGCTGAAACTAATTTTTTCCAGACAACAATAGACCACCAGCTACATGGTAATTGATAATTTTTAATGTAGCTCATTACTGCATTTATTTCAGGAAAGTATGAAACTTATGGAAGAAGTTGAAGATCTTCGTAAGACAAAGGCGGCAGCTGAACACGAGTATCGTAATTCAATGCCAGCCTCTAGCTATCAGCAGCAGAAATTAAGAGTTTGTGAAGTGTGCTCAGCTTATTTGGGTATATATGACAATGACCGAAGGTTAGCTGATCACTTTGGTGGGAAACTTCATCTTGGTTTCATAAAAATCAGGGAGAAATTGGAGGACCTCAAGGTAAGCGTTAGTACAttgtatgtgtgtggatatattaattaaaagtaattaagaaTTTCTTGTAAAGTGAACTTTTAGGGTTTAAATTTATGagacagtaattcatattttatgtttatggtacaataattcatactgtatttcattaaggGATATGTATGCACAGTTCTTAGAGCACACACACCCTTgtagtattttgtttatattttatgccatATTCTTGTTTATAATATTACTGCATTTTCtatcccccaccccttttttttttttttttaataaaccaaattataaatgcaatcaagttTGTAGGGTACGTACATATGACACTCAATTCCATGCCGTCGGTGAACTTGGTACAGCCTGTTGGATTTTGTCTAGCCTACATatgaaataagcattttaaataattttatggtGATTAAAGATGGAATATTCCCTTGTTTACTGTTGTGTGCGCTAATCATACTTAGAATAAActaaacttttaattaaaacggtacagtaaatcaagctaagcaaaaaaaaaaaagtaacttacaTATGCACGCACTCATTCGAAGGCGTCTTGAAATTTTTGTGtacagtgctgagagagagatagagagagagagagatttacattggTAAATAAACGAATTGGCAGGTAACAACCTGTTTTGTGATtgtgagggattttacttttaacatgaAGTATGTTAGTTTTGTATACCCATAttacatttgttaaaaaataacaataacattccactaatacattcgtttcttttagtagctaaaaaatgattttcctaattcttttggtagtacAGTAGGCTGAATTAGCTGATTCTGAGAATCACTATTTTGCTACAGGCAGGACAATTTTCTTTGTTATGCATATTATGATAATAGATCAACatcataatacagtataaatggattttgtaagtaaaataacagttgtCTTAAATACAGCTACAATAGCGTATTAGACTTAAGCAGATGGATACTATGAGTGTAACACCTGTGCTAGCCTAGGTCTATAGTTTACACACAGCCTACACATTTTTATCctgtgtatggtaatacaatatggcaacaactgataagaaagttgctgtataaaaatacattaatggtcacaaAGCCATGGTAGGCTAGGCTGCCATATGTGTATAAATTGTACtgtataccctagtgtaggctaggctaatttcaagttatgtttttttcaagaaatgatggggtttttgtaatgtttttttcaagaaataatggGGTTTTTGTAACCTAACCTCATCGTTAATGGGGAAATACCTGTATTTTATTTGCTAATGTTTCACATCTTGTGTAAATCAGATCTCATTTTAAAATCTCCAGAAAACTGTTGAAAGCAGAAAGGAGAAACGCAGAGAAGAGTGGGAAATGGAGCGTGGCTCACGGTATGGTGGTGAGGCTGGTGAAAATGATTTTGCTAGGtaagttttttttgtattccttcaAAACCTTAGTGCAaggtatttataaattcatctgaTTGTTCTGGAGCTTGTAGATTTGCTTTTTATTCAATAACCATTGCTGGAAGCCCAACATATTTTTCATACCAAGTGAAGCAATGGTTTTGTATTTCATCCATgttattctatattttctctaTTACAAATTTTGTTCTTTCATTGACCTATTTATTCTGCATATGGTATTCATAGCTCTGCCTCTAATGGTAGTGGTCAGTACATTCATCTGCAGTATGCATTAAAGATGCAAACCTGTTACCTATATTTGTAATAGAATCTGGACTGTGCAGAATAACTACTATAGTTggttccatcttactgtccaccctcggGTGAAGATGTGGCACGTGCATTTGTAACTCATGATTGAAAATCGTTTCTGATATTTGTTGGCTTTTTGtgataattatgaaaactttCTGCAGTAACATAATTGAATGAATGTTAATACAAGAACCCTCGCACCAAATCGTAAACGTGTCGATTTGTATCGATATCGTACCTATATAAGCACAAGAAAGGTGAGCTTGTATCAAACAGTCTACTGTATCGAACACAATTGAACAAGGGCTTTAAGTAATTATGTCACTGGTAGTGTTCAGATCACAAGATTTCCATATTAACTTTATTCTGTGTACAATTTcattacatgaatataaaaataacttcattatgataccaaagtacataaaatggaaaaataacctttaaatgATGATGATCACTAAAACAAAGCATTGGTAAGCAAAAGATAGGCTTATGCTATTGATTTGCTAGATATCTGATTTTACTGACCTTGTTTTAAGCACATTTCATTGCATAGTCAAAATTCCTTTCCtataataatcttttatttattcattttaattgtcATTCCAATGCCTTTAAAAAATAAGTCTAGGCTAACCTATTATGCTCTAGGCTAACCTATTATGCtgtatatatcatcaacacacaaaggATGAGGGGAACTCATTGAGACTTCAAACTTTTGCTCGTTAAGTTTTTTGGCAAATACTCCTGAAATTGCTAAATCACCTaggtataatgatttttatgctgaagaaaaaatataaatatgcaaagtataaTGATTTGTatgctgaagaaaaaatataaatatgcaaagtattctgaaaagaaaaccacaatGAACTTTCTGCCTTCCAGTCATTGTTGCAGCAGCTGTTTTTTCACCTGCAGACAGCCTTGTGGAAACAATATTTCATGCTATTTTGAATGTTACCTTTATGTTACCTTACTTATGTAattttacatgcaagaaattattaaaatagcttTTCACACTCGCATAGCTTAATGTCTTTATTTACCAACAAGATGaaacataattattgaaagcccattgtttgttttgtgtgatttGTGCAGACTATTTAATACTAGTAATGTTATATTATCAGTATAAATTGGCATGTTTGTGGTCTATTAGAACTTGTGAGGGTCCTTTTGTACATATAAGCATTCAGATGAATTACAGAAGAAATAGTTTGCCTGTGATGAACTAGCTATGTGTATTtccacatctacctaaaacctacattagtgagtggacagatggaatgaaatatagttgcagataaataaaatttttaaatattgggAGGTTGTGATCTCTCTATTTTCCATCACTTGCCATCAGTTCCTAGGTGcatttgattttgctttttgtaATTGTGCTTTGAAATTTCTTGAATATGTTTAGTGTTTAGATTTGTTTGGTGTGTTTTCGATTGTTTTATTGTGCTGTGGATGTCATTCAGATCactgtttatttaaaattaaagtttatttatgCATTGGTTGTATATAGGTAATAAAGGTTATTTATGCATTGGTTGTATAAGTAATATCAGGAAAGGGGCTATGTTATGGTTGTGGGAAAGGTGTTGAGGGTGAACTCTGTAATGTGTACCAAATGGAACAGAAGGTGTCACAGGAGATCGTGAGGATTGCATAGCTtctaacccttaaacgcctattggacgtatcatacgttgactaaaattgtctgttgggtgccgagtggacgaccgcacgtcgactacaaaaatttcaaccttcggtcaactttgactcaaccgaaatggtcgaaaaacgcaattgtaagctaaaactctta
Above is a window of Macrobrachium rosenbergii isolate ZJJX-2024 chromosome 32, ASM4041242v1, whole genome shotgun sequence DNA encoding:
- the LOC136855689 gene encoding putative RNA-binding protein Luc7-like 1 isoform X1, with translation METDSSRLPDCVCHFVVSRSLPQFHPRHVGARPNACHVGPADGNGQKWVEQRATQSFILTWWKSLRPRDDTRFRVKFTDPRVCKSFLLSCCPHEILSSTRMDLGECYKIHDLALRADYEQASMTKDYFYDIDAMEHLQSFITDCDRRTESAKKRLAETQEELSAEVAAKMNKVHDLAEQIGKKLAKAEALGADGMVEESMKLMEEVEDLRKTKAAAEHEYRNSMPASSYQQQKLRVCEVCSAYLGIYDNDRRLADHFGGKLHLGFIKIREKLEDLKKTVESRKEKRREEWEMERGSRYGGEAGENDFARENERERERYRDNERDRRDRYRDSDREKRRRRSRSRSRSRDRRRRRSRSRDRHYRSHSRSRSRDRRSRESSRRSRSRRTRSRERRTRSRDRSQSKDRNSRDKIVRDIEEKKVLPDLPEEGEVQDRRDESLEQGEIRDDHDGVE
- the LOC136855689 gene encoding putative RNA-binding protein Luc7-like 1 isoform X2; this encodes MSAHDQMRAMLDQLMGTARNGDDTRFRVKFTDPRVCKSFLLSCCPHEILSSTRMDLGECYKIHDLALRADYEQASMTKDYFYDIDAMEHLQSFITDCDRRTESAKKRLAETQEELSAEVAAKMNKVHDLAEQIGKKLAKAEALGADGMVEESMKLMEEVEDLRKTKAAAEHEYRNSMPASSYQQQKLRVCEVCSAYLGIYDNDRRLADHFGGKLHLGFIKIREKLEDLKKTVESRKEKRREEWEMERGSRYGGEAGENDFARENERERERYRDNERDRRDRYRDSDREKRRRRSRSRSRSRDRRRRRSRSRDRHYRSHSRSRSRDRRSRESSRRSRSRRTRSRERRTRSRDRSQSKDRNSRDKIVRDIEEKKVLPDLPEEGEVQDRRDESLEQGEIRDDHDGVE